The Enterobacter huaxiensis sequence CCCGTATTCTGGATAAACCGTACCGTCAGGGCTTCGTGAAGAACCGCTACGTTGGCCGCACCTTTATCATGCCGGGCCAGCAGCTGCGCCGTAAGTCCGTGCGCCGCAAGCTGAACGCCAACCGCGCAGAGTTCCGCGACAAGAACGTCCTGCTGGTGGATGACTCCATTGTGCGTGGTACCACCTCTGAGCAAATTATCGAGATGGCGCGCGAAGCCGGTGCGAAGAAAGTGTATCTGGCCTCAGCGGCCCCTGAAATCCGCTTCCCGAACGTGTACGGCATCGATATGCCTACCGCGACGGAGCTGATTGCTCACGGTCGTGAAGTGGACGAGATTCGCCAGATTATCGGCGCCGACGGCCTGATTTTCCAGGATCTGAACGATCTGATCGACGCGGTACGTGCCGAGAACCCGGACATTCAGCAGTTCGAGTGTTCAGTGTTCAACGGTGTGTATGTGACTAAAGACGTTGACCAGCAGTATCTCGACTACCTTGATTCGCTGCGTAACGACGACGCAAAAGCCGTCCAGCTGCAGAACGATCTCGAAAGCTTAGAGATGCACAACGAAGGTTGATGCTTCTGCAGGTGAGGGCAGCCGCCCTCACTTGCAACTCCTCATAAAATCCTGCACAGTCAGCCCTGAAATCAGCCGGGGCGAATATCATGAAACGACTTATTGTTGGGCTTAGCGGTGCCAGTGGTGCCATTTACGGCGTACGCCTGCTGCAGGTGCTGCGCGACGTAAAAGAGGTTGAAACCCATCTGGTCATGAGCCAGGCGGCGCGTCAGACCCTCTCGCTTGAAACCGATTACTCCCTGCGTGACGTTCAGTCTCTGGCGGATGTGGTACACGACGCGCGTGATATCGCAGCCAGTATCTCATCAGGCTCGTTTAAAACGGCGGGCATGGTTATCCTGCCCTGTTCAATTAAAACGCTCTCCGGCATTGTTAACAGCTATACGGACACGCTGGTGACGCGTGCGGCTGACGTGGTGCTGAAAGAGCGCCGTCCGCTGGTACTCTGCGTGCGGGAAACGCCGCTGCATCTGGGGCATCTGCGTCTAATGACCCAGGCGGCAGAGCTTGGGGCCGTCATCATGCCGCCGGTGCCGGCGTTTTACCATCGCCCGCAAACGCTGGATGACATCATTAACCAGACCGTTAACCGCGTGCTGGATCAGTTTGATATTGAACTGCCCGACGAACTTTTCACCCGCTGGCAGGGCGCGTAAAGTTGTGCACCCGCAAGGTGCATGAAAAGACAACTTGCCCTGTTTCAGGGCAAAACTGCAACCGCGATCATATCCTCAACATTTAATTCCTTTTTTCCCTTTTTCTCTTTCCGGTTCGTTCGGCAGACCTGCTATCTTTCCTCATTAAGGCAATATCGCAACGTTTTATTAACATATTTAACGTCGAATTTTTGACCAGACGGCAATGTGGCATAAGACCTGCAAGAGAAGCCTGCTATACAACACACAACACAATACATAATAAAATCACGGTACTTGAGGGTAAATGTATGAAGAAGACGGTTCTGGCTCTGTCTTTGCTCGTGGGGTTAAGTGCAGCAGCAGGTAGCTACGCGGCACTGCCACAAACGGTACGTATCGGTACAGACGCAACCTATGCGCCATTCTCCTCCAAGGATGCGAAAGGCGAGTTCGTTGGTTTTGATATCGATCTGGGAAATGAGATGTGCAAACGCATGGAGGTGAAATGCACATGGGTGGGCAGCGACTTCGACGCGCTGATCCCGTCGCTGAAAGCCAAGAAAATTGACGCCATTATCTCCTCCCTCTCCATCACCGAAAAACGTCAGCAGGAGATTGCCTTCTCCGACAAACTCTACGCAGCGGATTCCCGTCTGATTGCCGCAAAAGGCTCTCCGATTCAGCCGACCATTGACTCGCTGAAAGGCAAGCACGTGGGCGTGCTTCAGGGGTCTACCCAGGAAGGCTTTGCAAACGCCAACTGGCGTGAGAAGGGCGTAGACGTGGTGGCCTACCAGAACCAGGATCTGATTTACTCTGACCTGGCCGCAGGCCGTCTTGATGCGGCGTTCCAGGATGAAGTCGCCGCGAGCGAAGGCTTCCTGAAACAGCCGGCAGGCAAAGAGTTTGCTTTTGCTGGCCCGTCTGTCAAAGACAAAAAATACTTTGGTGATGGTACCGGTATCGGCCTGCGTAAGGACGATACCGAGCTGAAAGCCGCCTTCGACAAAGCGTTTACCGAGCTGCGTAAAGACGGTACCTACGACAAGCTGGCGAAGAAATACTTCGATTTCAACGTCTACGGTGACTAATGCGTAACGGCAATGCACTGATGTGGTGCATTGCTGGTGCTCATGATCCAATATGGTGCAAAGGGTGCACCGTATTGGATCGCTGTGTGCATACTTAAGCATTTAAAATGCAAAAATTCCCGCCTCTCAGCCATTATTCTTTGCCTGAAAGCGTGAATTGATGGCACATTAACAGCACCCCGTCGTCGTAAAACGCGTATGAAGACAGTTTGTTGAGGATAGATATGAAAAAGCTAGCATTGTCACTTTCACTGGTACTGGCACTTTCCAGCGCCACCGCGGCATTCGCTGCCATTCCGCAAAAAATTCGTATTGGTACTGACCCAACCTATGCCCCGTTCGAATCGAAGAATGCGAAGGGTGAACTGGTTGGTTTTGACATTGATATCGCCAATGAGCTATGCAAACGCATCAAAGCGCAATGTACCTACGTTGAGAACCCGCTGGATGCGCTGATCCCATCGCTGAAAGCAAAAAAAATCGACGTGATCATGTCTTCCCTTTCCATCACTGAAAAACGCCAGCAGGAGATTGCCTTCACCGACAAACTCTACGCAGCGGATTCTCGTCTGGTGGTGGCTAAGTCTTCAGACATTCAGCCTACCCTTGAGTCGCTGAAGGGCAAACGCGTCGGCGTGTTGCAGGGCACTACCCAGGAAACCTACGGCAATGAACACTGGGCGCCGAAAGGGATTGAAATCGTCTCCTATCAGGGCCAGGAAAATATCTACGCTGACCTGACGGCGGGCCGTATTGATGCCGCTTTCCAGGATGAAGTCGCGGCGAGCGAAGGCTTCCTTAAGCAGCCTGTGGGGAAAGATTACAAGTTCGGCGGCCCGTCCATCAAGGACGAGAAGCTCTTTGGCGTAGGTACCGGTATGGGGCTGCGTAAAGAAGACAACGAACTGCGCGAAGCGCTGAATAAAGCCTTTGCCGAAATACGTGCAGACGGCACCTACGACAGGCTGGCGAAAAAATACTTCGATTTTAATGTTTACGGCGGCTAATCGCCCCGGCAAATAACGTGCGGCCCCTCCCGCTGCGGGAGGGGAATAGACACGGTTCCACCACTCACGACACGACAGGGCACGCGGTATGCTGTACGGATTTTCTGGCGTTATTCTACAAGGCGCGCTTGTCACCCTTGAGTTGGCTATCAGCTCCGTGATCCTGGCGGTGCTGATAGGCCTGGCGGGCGCGGGCGCGAAGCTGTCGGCAAATAAACCGCTGGCGATGATTTTCGAAGGCTACACCACGCTGATTCGCGGCGTCCCGGACCTGGTGCTGATGCTGCTGATTTTTTACGGTCTGCAAATTGCGCTCAACAGCGTGACGGATGCCGTCGGCATGGATCAAATTGATATCGACCCGATGGTGGCCGGTATTATTACCCTTGGTTTTATCTACGGCGCGTACTTCACGGAAACCTTCCGCGGCGCCTATATGGCGGTGCCGAGAGGGCATATTGAAGCGGCGACCGCATTCGGTTTTACCTCCTCACAAACGTTTCGCCGGATCATGTTCCCGGCCATGATGCGCTACGCGCTTCCGGGCATCGGTAACAACTGGCAGGTTATCCTCAAGGCAACGGCGCTGGTCTCTCTGCTGGGTCTGGAAGACGTCGTGAAAGCGACCCAGCTGGCGGGAAAAAGCACCTGGGAGCCGTTCTATTTTGCGGTGGTGTGTGGCGTGATTTATCTGGTCTTTACGACCGTCTCCAATGGTGTGCTGCTTCTGCTCGAACGTCGCTACTCCGTGGGTGTGAAGAGGGCTGACCTGTGATTGAGATTATTCAGGAGTACTGGAAATCGCTGCTGTGGACCGATGGCTACCGCTTCACAGGCGTGGCCATTACGCTGTGGCTGCTGATTTCTTCCGTCGTGATGGGCGGTATTCTGGCCGTGTTTCTCGCCATCGGCCGCGTGTCGAACAACAAGTATATCCGCTTCCCGATCTGGCTATTCACCTACGTGTTCCGCGGTACGCCGCTGTACGTACAGCTGCTGGTATTCTATTCGGGGATGTACACGCTGGAGATTGTGAAAGGCACCGAGATGCTGAACGCCTTCTTCCGCAGCGGCCTCAACTGTACGGTGCTGGCGCTCACGCTCAACACCTGCGCTTATACCACCGAGATTTTCGCAGGCGCCATCCGCTCCGTACCTTACGGTGAGATTGAAGCGGCGCGCGCATACGGTTTCTCATCGGTGAAGCTTTATC is a genomic window containing:
- a CDS encoding UbiX family flavin prenyltransferase — protein: MKRLIVGLSGASGAIYGVRLLQVLRDVKEVETHLVMSQAARQTLSLETDYSLRDVQSLADVVHDARDIAASISSGSFKTAGMVILPCSIKTLSGIVNSYTDTLVTRAADVVLKERRPLVLCVRETPLHLGHLRLMTQAAELGAVIMPPVPAFYHRPQTLDDIINQTVNRVLDQFDIELPDELFTRWQGA
- the argT gene encoding lysine/arginine/ornithine ABC transporter substrate-binding protein ArgT, with the translated sequence MKKTVLALSLLVGLSAAAGSYAALPQTVRIGTDATYAPFSSKDAKGEFVGFDIDLGNEMCKRMEVKCTWVGSDFDALIPSLKAKKIDAIISSLSITEKRQQEIAFSDKLYAADSRLIAAKGSPIQPTIDSLKGKHVGVLQGSTQEGFANANWREKGVDVVAYQNQDLIYSDLAAGRLDAAFQDEVAASEGFLKQPAGKEFAFAGPSVKDKKYFGDGTGIGLRKDDTELKAAFDKAFTELRKDGTYDKLAKKYFDFNVYGD
- the hisJ gene encoding histidine ABC transporter substrate-binding protein HisJ, producing the protein MKKLALSLSLVLALSSATAAFAAIPQKIRIGTDPTYAPFESKNAKGELVGFDIDIANELCKRIKAQCTYVENPLDALIPSLKAKKIDVIMSSLSITEKRQQEIAFTDKLYAADSRLVVAKSSDIQPTLESLKGKRVGVLQGTTQETYGNEHWAPKGIEIVSYQGQENIYADLTAGRIDAAFQDEVAASEGFLKQPVGKDYKFGGPSIKDEKLFGVGTGMGLRKEDNELREALNKAFAEIRADGTYDRLAKKYFDFNVYGG
- a CDS encoding histidine ABC transporter permease HisQ translates to MLYGFSGVILQGALVTLELAISSVILAVLIGLAGAGAKLSANKPLAMIFEGYTTLIRGVPDLVLMLLIFYGLQIALNSVTDAVGMDQIDIDPMVAGIITLGFIYGAYFTETFRGAYMAVPRGHIEAATAFGFTSSQTFRRIMFPAMMRYALPGIGNNWQVILKATALVSLLGLEDVVKATQLAGKSTWEPFYFAVVCGVIYLVFTTVSNGVLLLLERRYSVGVKRADL
- a CDS encoding ABC transporter permease, translating into MIEIIQEYWKSLLWTDGYRFTGVAITLWLLISSVVMGGILAVFLAIGRVSNNKYIRFPIWLFTYVFRGTPLYVQLLVFYSGMYTLEIVKGTEMLNAFFRSGLNCTVLALTLNTCAYTTEIFAGAIRSVPYGEIEAARAYGFSSVKLYRCIILPSALRIALPAYSNEVILMLHSTALAFTATVPDLLKIARDINSATYQPFTAFGIAAVLYLIISYVLISLFRKAEKRWLQHIKPSTH